The DNA region catctttctcttcaccactcacatccatccttcacaaaaccccacctacctcaccattcaaattcaaaccactttcccacccaaacccaccctcaattaACCGAACCCTCAtcctcccccactcctatataaacccatcttcactccttcattttcacacaacctaaacaccacttctcccccctttggccgaacacaaagccattcccttcttcctcatttcttcttcttctactctcttctttcttcttttgctcgaggacgagcaaacattttaagtttggtgtggtaaaagcattgctttttgtttttccataaccatttatggcatccaaagccggagaaacctctagaaagaggaaagggaaggcaaaagcttccacctccgagtcatgggagatggagagattcatctcaagggtgcatcaagaccacttctatgaagttgtggccttgaagaaggtgatccccgaggtccctttttcactcaaaaagagtgaatatccggagatccgacatgagatccgaagaagaggttgggaagttcttaccaaccccattcaacaagtcggaatcttgatggttcaagagttctatgccaatacatggatcaccaagaaccatgatcaaagtgtgaacctggatccaaagaattatcttactatggttcgggggaaatacttggattttagtccggaaagtgtaaggttggcattcaatttgcccatgatgcaaggagatgaacatccttacactagaagggtcaactttgatcaaaggttggaccaagtcctcacagtcatatgtgaagagggcgcccaatggaagagagattcaagagggaagccggttcaattgagaaggcatgacctcaaactcGTGGCttgaggatggttggagttcattcaacgctcaatcattcccactagcaaccggtccgaagttaccatagaccgggctatcatgattcatagcattatgattggagaagaaatagaagttcatgaggttatatctcaagaacttcataaggtggcggacaagtcttctaccttggcaaggttagccttcccttatctcatttgtcacctctgttattcggttggagttgacatagagggagacatccctattgatgaggacaagcccatcgctaagaagaggatggagcacacaagagaccccactcatcatgagatccctgagatgcctcaagggatgcactttcctccacaaaactattgggagcaactaaacacctccctaggagaattgagttccaacatgggacaactaagggtggagcatcaagaacactccatcatcctccatgaaattagagaagatcaaagaatcatgagagaggagcaacaaagacaaggaagagacattgaggagctcaagcactccataggatcttccagaggaagaacaagccgccatcactaaggtggacccgttctttaatttccttgttctttatttctctgtttttcgaaaattatgcttatgtttatctatgtttgtgacttgtgatcattagtgtcttagtgtctatgccttaaagttatgaatgtcctatgaatccatcacctttcttgaatgaaaaatgtgcttaaattgaaaaagaaaagaattgcatgaattttgaattttataacagtttaattatcttgatgtggtggcaatacttttgttttctgaatgtatgcttaaacagtgcatatgtcttttgaatttgtggttcatgaatattggctcttgaaagaatgatgaaaaaggagacatgttactgaggatctgaaaaatcataaaaatgattcttgaagcaagagaaagcaatgaaaaaaaaaaagaaaatttcgaaaaaaaaaattcgaaaaaagaagaagaaaaagaaagaaagaaaaggaaaagaaataagGTTGTGATCCAacgcaaaaagagtgtgcttaagaaccctggacacctctaattggggactctagcaaagctgagtcacaatctgaaaaggttcacccaattatgtgtttgtggcatgtatgtatccggtggtaatactggaagacagagtgctttgggccacggccaagactcaataagtagctatgttcaagaatcatcatactttactaggagaatcaataacactatctggattctaagttcctaaagaagccaatcattctgaatttcaaaggatagagtgagatgccaaaactgttcggaggcaaaaagctaaaagccccgctcatctaattaatactgatcttcatagatgtttttggaattcattgcatattctcttcttttttatcttatttgattttcagttgcttgaggacaagcaacaatttaagtttggtgttgtgatgagcggataatttgtacgctttttggcattgtttttagtatgtttttagtatgatctagttagattttagtatatttttattagtttttagttaaaattcacttttctggactttactatgagtttgtgtgtttttctgtgatttcaggtattttctggctgaaattgagggacctgagcaaaaatctgattcagagaccaaagaagactgcagatgctgttggattctgacctccctgcactcgaagtggattttctggagctacagaagcccaattggcgcgctctcaacggcgttggaaagtagacatcctgggctttccagaaatatatgatagtccatactttgcccaagatttgatggcccaaaccggcgttcaaagtcaccctcagaattcccagcgttaaacgccggaactggcacaagaatgggagttaaacgcccaaactggcaccaaagatggcatttaactccaagaggagtctctacacgaaaatgcttcaatgctcagcccaagcacacactaagtgggcccggaagtggatttttatgtcatttactcatctctgtaaacccttggctactagttctctatatataggaccttttactattgtattttcatctttggatcattttagatcttttgatcatctttggacatctagttcttagatcatatctgggtagttatccttgttctgatgctatcttagatcattgggaggctggccattcggccatgcctagaccttgttcttatgtattttcaacggtggagtttttacacaccatagattaaggtgtggagctctgctgtacctcgagtattaatgcaattactattgttcttctattcaatttcgcttgttcttgttctaagatatcacttgttcttcaacttgatgaatgtgatgatccgtgacactcatcatcattctcacctatgaacgtgtgactgacaactacctccgttctaccttcgattgggtgaatatctcttggattcctgatacacgatgcatggttgatcgcctgacaaccgagtgctcgcctgacaaacgagccagccattccgtgagatcagagtcttcgtggtataggctaaaactgatggcggcattcaagagaatccggaaggtctaaccttgtctgtggtattctgagtaggattcaatgattgaatgactgtgacgtgcttcaaactcttgagggcggggtgttagtgacagacgcaaaagaatcactggattctatttcggcctgattgagaaccgacagatggatagccgtgccgtgacagggtgtgttgaacatttccactgagaggatgtgaggtagccactgacaacggtgaaacccttgcataagcttgccatggaaaggagtaagaaggattggatgaagacagtaggaaagcagagagacggaagggacaagcatcttcatacgcttatctgaaattcctaccaatgaattacataagtatctctatctttatctttatgtttcattcgtatatcatcattcatatccatttgagtctgcctgactaagatttacaaggtgaccatagcttgcttcataccaacaatctctgtgggatcgacccttactcgcgtaaggtttattacttggacgacccagtacacttgctggttagttgtgcgaagttgtagtgatcacaatttcgtgcaccactatgcCACATACCTCTTCCTCAATCATCTCATCGAAACTTATCTAAGTTGGGAATTATTAACATCTTTCATCCATCAGCTTGCGATGACATATTAAAAAGTTGTCAGTAGTTGGGATAGTAATGGCCAGTAGTCAGTAGATAGAATATTTATGAAGTTAGTTGGTAATATCTCTATAAAAAATAACTTCAACACAAcaaatttacatataatattatcctctttttccaaaaatttaacataaatgatATTTGCTGCATCTTTTATATACCTAGTCTACATTTCTTTtataaatagtatatattatttttatttgtggtgTCTGAAAACAAATAGCAACAAGAGAATAAGCCTAATAAAAGGCAAAGCTAAGTTCACTCCAAATAACTTCTTTAAGATTGTGCAAAAGCAAAAGCCATTTGACGTATTTTCTACCATCTAAAACTGCATATTTTGCCATCAAATTTGCAACATTGTTTGTTGTCCTTTGTATGAGAACAATGTCTACACTCCAATTAAGTtgcattttttattcttttattatattcACTTGTATATCTAAAAATACAAAAGTGTGCATAAAAATGTATAAAAGAGTggtgtaaataaaaaattttatttaaaaaaattaaaaaaagaaaggtaTACATTTGAAGTATACAAAAATGGGTGCAAATTTCATTTTTATTGCAAATTCATATTTTAAcatttaatacataataatggttACTTATTGCATTGTTATGTTTACATatcttacttttaaaaaataaattatcaaaaaaattaaactaaaaacagTATATACTTCATGTTAATTAGTTTAAGATAAAATTCAGCAATTAATttcttaaagagaaaaaaaaaaagaaaagagtaaaATCCTTAAAATAAAGAGCCTAACAAACAAGCCTCAATATGTTCTCTACTCTACGTTTCTCGATCGCTCCTTTTATCTTCTTTGGcgcattttcttctccttcacaattttttctttttctttttccttgtgATCATTCACTCTTCCCTCtattgaataaaagagaaaaacaaacaaaGCACTCAAGCGGAGAAAAGTAACCTATAATAATCACCTCCCCTAAACATTTTCTTCATGTAATTATGTTGGACACAAAAATGGCATAAGAGTCTTTGTGGTTATTAGAATCCATTCAAATGGATGCGAGGGTTGGAACCAGCAAGGAGAGTCTTCTCCCGCAGAGAAACTACACTGATTTTAATGGCaacaataatgatgatgatggaaTACAATGTACTCGAATGCAAAGGATAAAAAATGGGTTCCGTGAATTTTGGTTGCACCTTCACCCGATGGATCGTTCAGGCTTTAGAAAACTGATGTTTGCAATCAAATCAGGGCTCTCCTTGGCCCTCGTTTCGCTCTTTATATATGTTGAACAGGAACAACTCAACAAGTATTCAATCTGGGCCATCCTCACTGTTATTGTGGTCTTTGAATTTAGCGTAggtattattttcaatttttctttctttttcttttcctctaccTTTAGCGATATCCTAATAATCCTTCAAGTCTTATATTagtttatatttctttttattttccttcaccCAAGTTTGAAAGCATATTCATTGACATGCAAACACCTTCTTCCTTAATTGATTTTGTCACGTAGTTAGAGAATCATTGACAGCGAATTTTTGTTATGGAGAAAGCACTAGTGAAATTTAATACATGGTtcatatttattaaaattgttacaaaaaataaaatactttatatatttagttataagaattaaataataattgcatttatttttttactaatatacCAATAGACACAATATGTCTGTTgatctattttttatatattgaatacgtgctaaaaaataataaatatagaattagTTAAGATGACGAATTGTTTATAACTTAGTTAAAAGGTCTTGAATTTAaatcatgaaaaataacaaaataaatatttttttatgaattatatataagGAAAGATATTTTAAGAAATAAATATGGACACCAAACTATTATGATATTCCTTTTATATAATAGacatagatagaaaataaataatgataAGGATGATTACTTGGTAGGAATTACTTGGTGACAGGGATCATTCATCTAGAATTGGAAAGGAAAATTCGATGCAATGGAGAGTCAACGTTGAAACCTCATCTGATCGAGGGTGAAAACTAGAAGGAGACTACTTGACCACAATGCAGGAAAAGCAAGGTGGCAAAATTCCCTTGTATGTCACTTTCATTGAGAAGAGATGTTTAGACCTTGGGGCTTTACAAGGGAGTGATAGTAGTCAAAATTCTAGGAAAGTTATGTTGTAGTAGTACAAAATCTAAGAGATTTATGTGTGCTGCTTGAAAGGAGGTTATAATGTTCTTGAGGTATGAGGACAATGAGAAGATATTCTTAGTGGGACCGTTGATGATAGACAACAACTACATGGAAATGAAGCCTTAGATATCAAAGTTTCAGTCGTTTGAGAAAAAGCTTCAGAGCCACTTTGGTTTGCATTGAGATTGCATGTCTGAGTATTTGGTACTGCAAGAGAAGGCCATGATGAGAACAGAGACGACAATGGTAATTCCAATCAAGGTAGACTTGGCCACGAAATCCacgagaagaagaaaatattaaTCTTGATGTTCTGATTACTCGTAATATCGTGATAGATGGGTATTAATATGACGTAGAATATGAGGGTCTCCTTTTACTTTATGATAAGTGTATATACTTTGTCCATAATACAAATGATTGTTGGATCAAGAGAaacaaaaaaatgcaatgatGGTTGAGGAGCCATCAGTAGTGCAGAAGAAGTTTGGATTTGGAAAGAATTAGGTGAAAGATTCTGTTGGGATGGATAGTAGTACAAATCTCGTTCATGATAAAGTCCTAATCCATATAGATACAACAAGGTGGGCTAATGTGAAAAACAAGATGGCAAATCTCTAAAAGCACCATCATATTAGATTTCAAATTTTCGGATTGAATGTTCAACCAAGGCCCACTTTGTTGCAAAAGTAGACAACGTTGCCGATGAACATCTAGCTAACAGGAAAAGACTATTATCAATGATAGATATATCACCAATGACAAAGATATCCTCTCTATCCAAATAGAAGCATAAGAGATAGAGACCTCAATCTCTACAAGGCTCTGTTGTCAAAGCACCTTAGTTTCTAGAGAATGAATGAACGACAATGGTACTAATAAGGTTGTTATTGAATCTGAGTTTAATCATGTAAAGGATGGGAAGACCAAGCAGATGTGGTTGATTTATGCCTTTTTCAAGAAATAGTCTTATGAATCATACAAAATAATATCTTGGAATGTCGGAGTAGCAATTAACAAAGTTTCTTATGTTCATATTGAATAGTCGGTAAAGAAATTTACCTTAACTCGTTTTCTATTTCAAAAAATGAAGATGTTCTGGCATAGTTTTCAATTCTACGTCATCCACGTGGAAGATAAGCAAGGTCATAAGTAGGTAGTCGTCAATTACAATATTTAGACGTCATGCTCCTAGGCAATGTATAACTAGCTTAGTGTTAGGAACCAAAAGTGGGGTTGTATGGCGGTAAATACAAGCCCAGTTCTTTAATGACAAGAATTATCTTGcaatttcttataaaattttgCCTTTGAATATACATTATTGTGGATGCTAATCaaagacaataataaaataatattctcTAATAAGGTCAAAGGTGAAAAATTACAGGATAGCAAAGAAATTCTTTGAAACTATGGataattagggattttagattTAGGATCGGAGTAGTGGGTTTGTCACATGCAAAGTAATCAATTCATATCTAAGCAGCTTGATAGGATCTTGGCTAATAAATCCTGGTGCTTAAGATTTTCGAAAAGTTTtgtaaaaaattttcatataaccTTTTTCAATTATTATCCTATTCTACTTAGGTGTTCAACATTTTGAGTGAAAACTTAGTTAGAAAGTATTTTTTGGGCTACTTGAGTAATTCTTTCAAGTTTTTTAGGGTAGAAAAGAAGGCATGAGAGCAAGGGAATACTAATACTATTTCCTACTTAATTGGAGTTTGGAAAGATGCATGcatatttagaaagaaaaaggagTTTGTAAGGATAATCAGAAATGTTCAAGAATATATGAAAAAAGTAATGCTTTCTTTCTATATAGAATTAAGTAGGAACTTCAAAGTGATACTAGTCTTCTCTTACAAAAAAAGATTTTCTGGTTCCAAAAATCTAAACAAAATTCTTCAACATGAATCTTAGGAATAGTTTCAAAGAAGAATAAAGTTCATAGTTTGTTATCAGGAGACAAAGCAACAAAATATAGCTGTAGATGTAAAGAGATTCTTCCAAAAGCTCTTTTGTGGTGTGGAGGGTGGAAATTTGGATGTTATGAAGGAGCAACACTTGCCCCAACTTCCAAAATAGACATGTAGGGCTCTTATCATAGTAGTATCCAAAGAGGATGTTTGAAGGGTGGCTATAGATATTGACTCTTTGAAATCTCTGAGGCCAGATGATTTTTATACATTCTTCAAGGAATCTTTCCTCCTTCTAATCAAACTTATTTAAGGAGTGGCTACATTATGTTGCCATCATGTAAGAACATCTTATCCTCTTCTTTGTATGTGTGTGGTGCATTTCATTTGATGATGCGACTTCTTCAAACGTGTATGGTTGCAATGGAATTTTCCTCTTCTGGAAAGCTAGCGAAGAATCTCCCATGTATGGCATCTTGAGCTATTTGAAAGCATCTAAAGTATATTACTATAGTGGAGTTGCTAATCTCAATAAGATTGGTCATCCAAACATGTCAGTGTCAGTCCTACAAGATGATTGAGGCTCATAGAGAGACTGTGCTCgctctttgttttcgtttttgtcagctttttcttttgttcttagaTTTTCAcaccaaatataaatattatataatattaaaattagtatattttttatctatgtTACTTGATGGAAATGATCATATATGTACACTTTAggaatctattttattttttcactttttgcTCATATagttgatgaagaattttcaccTTTTATGTAACtgatttatttatttcatgttttggTAATTCGAGCTTAGGTGCAACCCTTAGTAAAGGATTAAATCGCACTTTGGGAACAACTTTAGCAGGAGGACTTGCTTTGGTTATTGGAGAGTTATCCATGTTAGCTGGAAAGTTTCGGGAGATTGCTATTGTATCTAGTATATTTATTGCAGGTTGAAATCTTCTTTTCCATTTGATCTTTCATTTTATTGGCAATATTTCATTCACTATTTTCACAAGTGTTTCAATGAGATGTATGTACATATTGATTGCTAACAATAATTGTACTTTTTCAAGTGAAGTTATATTATTAGctcattaaattattaattatccaTAACTTTGTGTACCGGATAAGTATAAAACGTCTTGTAAAATAATCTacatatttattttaagaaagaAAATTGAGGATCAgtgattttgtttttcttgtgtgCAGGATTTTTAGCAAGTTATGTGAAGCAACACCCAAACATGAAGCCATATGAATATGGATTTCGTGTGTTCATGTTGACATTTTGTATTGTATTAGTGGCAGATAGTAAAGATTTTTTAACGACATTTTATTATAGACTTATTCTTATAGCTGTTGGAGCTGGCACAGCTTTATTAGTAAATATCTTTATATATCCAATTTGGTCAGGAGAGGATTTACATGACTTAGTGGTAAAAAATTTTAACGGAGTTGCAGCATCTTTAGAAGGTGTAGTCAAATTTTCTTTTCACGCTTCTTCTCCAAATTTATCcttatttatatttcttactTCAAATTCTTGTATTCGATTTGGCATTGTTATTTCCAGTCTTAGCTAGTTATTTCGTTGTAACTTTGTCTAGGTTGTGTTAATGGTTACCTTCAATGTGTTGAATATCAGAGGGTCCCTTCAAAAATTCTTATTTATCAAGCATCGGATGATCCACTTTACAGGGGTTATAGAGCAGCAGTACAATCATCAAATCAGGAGGAAACACTGGTATTGTATTAGATATAACTATTTTGATGCCCAGAGCTCTCTACCCGACAATTTAACCTTttagaaaagataattttataatatgaatttaaaagttctataagtaataaaatttcaaaacttCTATAAGTGAAATCTTTAAGTCTTGCTACCTTCTTTCTCCATAATTAAAATGCTAGAACTTTACTTCTCAATCATGCAGTTAGATTTTGCATTATGGGAGCCACCTCATGGTCCATATTACAAGTTTAACTATCCTTGGAGAAGTTATGTTAATGTGAGTGGAGCCCTGAGGCATTGTGCTTTCATGGTCATGGCAATGCATGGATGTATCCTTTCGGAGATACAGgtgaattaagaaaaataaaatattatattcagATATTATTATTTCATACTGTTTAACTATTCCTTGACTTTGGATTCATTATTGTATGATATTATATTTTCATATGGAACATTTGGTATGGTAAAGGTTGACATTATATATCATAAGATTGGCATTATGTATCTATGTTCATGATTTATAGCTCGTAACTTGTTTTTGTAATATAGGCCCCTGCTGAAAAGATGATGGTGTTTAGTAATGAACTTCAAAAGGTTGGTAATGAAGGAGCCAAAGTATTGCGTCAACTTGGAAGTAAAGTTCAAAAGATGGAAAAGCTAAGCAATGCAGACATACTCTTTGATGTACATGAAGCTGCTATCCAACTACAAACGAAGATTGACCAACAATCATTTCTTTTAGTCAACTATGATAGCTGGAAAATGACAAGaaagaataataaagaaaatgaaaCTCTTGATAATTCAATAGATATGAAAGTCTATGAAAATAAGGAATATTTGATCAATTTGATTAATAATGAAAATGGAGATGATAATTCAAATAGTAATATTGAACCCTCATTAGTGCGAGACTCTTCAAGTGTTTCACAAAGTACAACATCACTAAATAGATACTGGTCTCGGCCACATCTAACACTTCAAGGAGAAATTAGTGAGCCTGAACTCAAAGTATATGAAAGTGCCAGTTCCTTGTCATTAGCAACATTTGCTTCACTTTTAATAGAATTTGTTGCAAGGCTTCAAAATCTTGTAGATGAATTCCAAGATCTTAGTGAGAAGGCAGAGTTCAAAAACCAAACTTTATAGATAATGTGTGTGGTTATATAAAGTTGTAGATATATCTCATTGTGTTTGTATCATGGGATAAAACTATTGTATATATCCAATTTATAAATTGTAAAACTCATATTAGTGGATAAAAGaatatatttcttttctttctctcatctatatttaatttatcagtttatattatataaaaattgataccCATACTTTTTTACATATAAGAGAATATCATATTAGCATAATATAATACTATAACCTTAGTCTTTTAATTGAATATCCAATGCCTCATTAGCTTTTAAGAATTAGAGAGGATACACCACTAGCAATATTTCTATAGTGATATACcttgtataaaaaattaattctgaATTTGCTTAAATTATATATGCAGGTAAAAAAATCTATGAAGCTATTCTAGTTATATATCGTTTAACTTGCACCTACAAAAACTCACAAATCATGATATAGACTCCAATAACATTATTTTTTGATAGAAGATGTCCTTTTGACTCAGCCTTTAAATTTAAAGGAATGTTATCTTCACTATTTTTGTATAACTTTTCTTGAGTCACTACTAGtaaattagttattacagacgaaTATTTCTGATGAATTTTATTCCATGGAAATATAGACAGAATTTTAGTGAGATTTTttgtcagaaaataaaaaaatgaaatagcataaattacagacgaaaaggAGAATCCGtcgagtaaaaaaaattaattttttgtgtgtGGGAAATGATTACAGAAAGAAAATCCATTTGTAATTAAATGGACAAAAacgttatattttattaaattattacagaaaaaaaaattcatgtataatttaaaattttaagtcgaaaatattagaataaaaatttgaaGATCACGGTTATACCTCTTCATTTCACATCCCACTTTCGCTATTCCACACTCATCCCCTCTGAATGCTTCATCGGCGACGCTATCAGCCTTGCATCGCCGTCTCACAAACCTCCATTGCACTCAACTTCCATCGGCCTTGCTCGCATCGCTCCCTTCCGTCGCACCCCTTCCCGGTTCTTCTTCGTCGCACCCCTTCCATCGGCCTTGCTCGCATCGCTCCCTTTCAAACCCTAATGTGCGTTTCTCTCTTCGATCTCGCCACTAGTGCTTGCTCTTTTCCGTGTGTTGCTGTGTTTCTCTCTTCGATCTTGCCTCAGCTGTGCAGGTAACCCTAATCTCCTTTCTCTTTCATGgctgttttctttctttcaatacCATCGCTATTTTCTCTTCCTCAGCTGtgcgtttctttctttctttttttttataaatttatttatttatatattttaataagtgAATTTGACACAGCATATGCTACAGCTAGGTAATTTCATGGATTTGAATTTTAGTGTGtaagtttgatttaattttcaggGCATATGATCGAGCTGCGATCAAGTTCCGTGGCATTGATGCAGATATCAATTTCAACGTCAGCGATTATGATGAAGATATAAAGCAGGTTCTAATACTTAATAGTTTGATTTGATAATAGTTTTGAGCAAGTTTGAGGGTTTTTCTTtgtaaagaaaaattgaaaagctTTGATGGAAGTTGTAGTCACAGCACTGCGGAAAGAATTTTTCAAGGATGAAACATTCCCGGGTTGATACTTCTCATGCACTGAGATCCTCTCCATGGTTTAGATTTCCTTATCCACTACAATGGGGTACACCTGTCTTCCACTGGAAAATGGCTCTTGTGATGTGTGTGGTTTCTGTAATCTCACCTATGGATTCGGTTAGTTTCTTGTCTCTTTTTAGCTCTGGTTCCTGGTCTGTATTTTGTTATCTTGATTTAGATTAACAATGATTACAATGCCTTTAACCTTTTATTGGGGTTGTCTATATGAATCGAATGATACTGTCCTATCTTAACTTTGAACATGTCAATAATTGAACTTGCTTGTGTTAAGTTAGAAAAACTAACCATCCACTAGGTTCTGTTACTGCAGTGTACTAGCAAATGATGAAAGTTGCAATTGCTATTCACTTATGTGTCATTTCATTTTAGCTGCAAGCTTTCAGTCAGTCTCTA from Arachis hypogaea cultivar Tifrunner chromosome 10, arahy.Tifrunner.gnm2.J5K5, whole genome shotgun sequence includes:
- the LOC112717567 gene encoding aluminum-activated malate transporter 4-like, with the translated sequence MDARVGTSKESLLPQRNYTDFNGNNNDDDGIQCTRMQRIKNGFREFWLHLHPMDRSGFRKLMFAIKSGLSLALVSLFIYVEQEQLNKYSIWAILTVIVVFEFSVGATLSKGLNRTLGTTLAGGLALVIGELSMLAGKFREIAIVSSIFIAGFLASYVKQHPNMKPYEYGFRVFMLTFCCVNGYLQCVEYQRVPSKILIYQASDDPLYRGYRAAVQSSNQEETLLDFALWEPPHGPYYKFNYPWRSYVNVSGALRHCAFMVMAMHGCILSEIQAPAEKMMVFSNELQKVGNEGAKVLRQLGSKVQKMEKLSNADILFDVHEAAIQLQTKIDQQSFLLVNYDSWKMTRKNNKENETLDNSIDMKVYENKEYLINLINNENGDDNSNSNIEPSLVRDSSSVSQSTTSLNRYWSRPHLTLQGEISEPELKVYESASSLSLATFASLLIEFVARLQNLVDEFQDLSEKAEFKNQTL